In a genomic window of Deltaproteobacteria bacterium:
- a CDS encoding HlyC/CorC family transporter, translating into MGFYGFFATAETSLFSLSPLIRLKLKEKSKPSGRLIETLLSRPQRLLTSIIIGNETVNILASVLATSLALDLWGPQGKWLALLVIVPAMLLFGEIIPKSIALTYPERLARLVALPLTVVLPLLTPFRVVLLRLSRSLMTILGCRPETQVTLVKEEDFLRMVEESHEAGLIAPLEREFILNLMAFGDITVGKIMVPRTDIFSLPINLPSADLIQAIKRSRFSRVPIYGQNREDILGILHAKDLLALSPGKQCDRACIKKLLRPPYYVPENKRAFDLLSELQVQKLRLCLVVDEYGSLAGLVSVEDLLEELFGEIEDEFQRSGKLLDQLAPGVYLVRSRLPVAEFNNTTGLDLPLEPSDTMGGFVFNLFGELPREGDVISYNGLEFEVLRMKGTRIIEILVSVVKP; encoded by the coding sequence TTGGGTTTTTATGGTTTCTTTGCCACCGCTGAAACTTCGCTGTTCTCCTTAAGCCCTCTGATTCGCCTTAAACTCAAGGAAAAAAGCAAACCCAGCGGCCGGTTGATCGAGACTCTGTTGTCTCGGCCGCAACGGTTGCTGACTTCCATCATCATTGGCAATGAAACCGTAAACATTCTGGCCTCGGTGCTAGCTACCTCCCTGGCTCTGGATCTCTGGGGCCCCCAGGGCAAATGGCTGGCTTTACTGGTAATAGTTCCGGCCATGCTGTTGTTTGGGGAAATCATCCCCAAATCCATTGCCCTCACCTACCCGGAGCGTTTGGCCCGGTTGGTCGCCTTACCCCTAACCGTGGTTTTGCCGCTTTTAACCCCCTTTAGAGTAGTGCTCCTTCGGCTGAGCCGCAGCCTCATGACCATCCTGGGATGCCGCCCGGAAACCCAGGTCACCCTGGTCAAAGAAGAAGATTTCCTGCGTATGGTGGAAGAGAGTCACGAAGCTGGATTGATCGCCCCCCTGGAGCGGGAGTTTATCCTGAATCTAATGGCCTTCGGCGATATCACGGTGGGAAAAATCATGGTTCCCCGCACCGATATCTTCTCCTTGCCAATTAATCTGCCCTCCGCCGACCTGATTCAGGCCATTAAACGCTCCAGGTTTTCCCGGGTCCCGATATATGGGCAAAATCGCGAGGACATCCTGGGCATTCTGCATGCCAAGGACCTGCTGGCCCTCTCCCCTGGCAAACAATGCGACCGGGCCTGTATCAAAAAATTGTTACGGCCGCCTTATTATGTCCCGGAAAACAAGCGGGCCTTTGATCTGTTGAGCGAACTCCAGGTTCAAAAACTGCGCCTCTGTCTGGTGGTCGATGAATATGGCAGCCTGGCCGGGTTGGTTTCCGTTGAAGATTTACTGGAAGAGTTGTTCGGCGAAATCGAAGACGAGTTCCAGCGTTCTGGTAAGCTTTTGGATCAGTTAGCACCTGGGGTCTATCTGGTCAGGAGTCGGTTGCCGGTGGCCGAATTCAATAACACCACCGGTTTAGACCTGCCGCTTGAACCATCTGATACCATGGGAGGATTTGTGTTCAACCTGTTCGGGGAATTACCCCGGGAAGGGGACGTCATCTCTTACAATGGCCTGGAATTTGAAGTCCTACGCATGAAAGGCACCAGGATTATTGAAATCCTGGTATCTGTGGTAAAACCATGA
- the lon gene encoding endopeptidase La, which produces MPEQKKIWSYAEDDESSKIAIPEEMPLLAVRDVVVFPQMILPLFVGRENSVLAIEAALAKERFIFLATQRDPAVDQPSSEEIYQVGTVSLIMRVLKLPDGRLKILVQGLNKARIRSFLKEEPYYEVAVGLLTETPVTEISIEAEALMRNAREMSEKILSLKEILSPELISVLDSIEDPGRLADLVASNLHLKIAESQAILEEGDAIRRLIKVNDYLRRELEVSTMQAKIQSEAKEEIDRTQREYFLREQLRAIKKELGEIDERAEELEEYRQKIIRARMPRESEEEALKQLSRLEQMHPDAAETSMVRTYLDWLVELPWNKSTRDKLDLKEAKAILDADHYDLDKIKDRILEYLSVRKLNKKMKGPILCFVGPPGVGKTSLGQSIARALGRKFTRISLGGIRDEAEIRGHRRTYIGALPGRIIQGLKNAGSNNPVFMMDEIDKIGQDFRGDPAAALLEVLDPEQNRTFSDHYLNLPFDLSKVMFITTANQVDPIPSALLDRMEILRLSGYTEEEKLEIAKKYLLPRQLKENGLNPWDLEISPAVLAELINRYTREAGLRNLEREIGSLCRKMARRIAEGEQGPFTITKANIHRYLGPAQYLPEAEQDKDEVGVAIGLAWTEFGGETLFIEASLMKGKGQLTLTGHLGEVMKESAQAALSYARARSEVFNLEEDFYEKLDIHLHVPAGAIPKDGPSAGVTMATALISALTRIPVRKDVAMTGEITLRGKVLPVGGLKEKALAALRAQIKKIIIPAANKKDLVEIPKNIKRRIKFVLVDNMDQVLQEALACSPFSKDYKRPAPSTRPKPRRPGAVPS; this is translated from the coding sequence ATGCCTGAACAGAAAAAGATCTGGAGTTATGCGGAAGACGATGAATCATCCAAGATTGCCATTCCGGAAGAGATGCCCTTGCTGGCAGTCCGGGATGTGGTAGTCTTTCCCCAAATGATTCTGCCTCTCTTTGTGGGGCGGGAAAACTCGGTTCTGGCCATCGAGGCCGCCTTGGCCAAAGAGCGCTTTATCTTTTTAGCCACCCAACGGGATCCTGCGGTTGACCAGCCGAGCTCAGAGGAGATTTATCAGGTAGGTACGGTCAGCCTGATCATGCGGGTATTGAAACTTCCTGACGGCCGCCTCAAGATACTGGTCCAAGGTCTGAACAAGGCGCGTATCCGTTCCTTTTTGAAGGAAGAACCCTATTATGAAGTAGCCGTCGGTCTGCTCACCGAAACCCCGGTAACCGAAATTTCCATCGAGGCCGAAGCGCTGATGCGTAATGCTAGAGAAATGAGCGAGAAAATACTCTCCCTCAAAGAGATCCTGTCTCCCGAGCTGATCTCTGTTCTGGATTCCATCGAGGATCCCGGCCGCCTGGCGGATCTGGTAGCCTCCAACCTCCATTTGAAGATCGCGGAATCCCAGGCCATCCTGGAGGAAGGCGATGCCATTCGCCGGTTGATCAAGGTTAACGATTACTTGCGGCGGGAACTGGAAGTCTCCACCATGCAGGCCAAAATCCAGTCGGAGGCAAAAGAGGAGATTGACCGCACCCAACGGGAATATTTTCTTCGAGAACAACTCCGGGCAATCAAAAAAGAGCTGGGCGAAATCGATGAACGAGCCGAGGAACTGGAGGAATATCGCCAAAAGATCATCCGGGCCCGGATGCCCCGCGAATCTGAAGAGGAGGCTTTAAAGCAGCTTTCCCGCCTGGAGCAGATGCATCCCGACGCCGCCGAAACCTCCATGGTCCGCACTTATCTGGATTGGCTGGTGGAATTGCCTTGGAACAAAAGCACCCGCGATAAGCTGGATCTGAAAGAGGCCAAGGCCATCCTGGATGCCGACCACTATGATCTGGACAAAATTAAGGATCGCATTCTGGAATATCTCAGTGTGCGCAAACTCAATAAGAAGATGAAGGGGCCGATCCTCTGTTTTGTCGGTCCTCCGGGGGTTGGCAAGACCTCCTTGGGGCAGTCTATTGCCCGGGCCCTGGGTCGGAAGTTTACTCGTATTTCACTGGGCGGCATCCGAGACGAAGCCGAGATCCGGGGACACCGGCGGACCTATATCGGCGCTCTGCCCGGGCGGATTATCCAGGGGTTGAAAAATGCCGGCTCAAATAACCCGGTGTTCATGATGGATGAAATTGATAAAATCGGCCAGGATTTCCGGGGCGATCCGGCGGCGGCGCTGCTGGAAGTATTGGATCCGGAACAGAACCGGACCTTTAGCGATCACTATCTTAATCTGCCCTTTGATCTGTCCAAGGTGATGTTCATCACCACCGCCAATCAGGTCGATCCCATTCCTTCTGCCCTGTTAGACCGGATGGAAATTCTGCGGCTTTCCGGCTATACCGAAGAGGAAAAACTGGAAATTGCCAAGAAATATCTGTTACCTCGCCAGTTAAAGGAAAATGGCCTAAACCCCTGGGACTTGGAGATTTCTCCGGCGGTGCTGGCGGAATTGATCAACCGTTATACCCGGGAAGCCGGTCTGCGCAACCTGGAACGGGAGATTGGCAGCCTGTGCCGCAAAATGGCCCGACGTATTGCCGAAGGTGAGCAGGGACCCTTTACCATTACCAAGGCTAATATCCACCGGTATTTAGGGCCGGCCCAGTATCTGCCCGAGGCGGAGCAGGATAAAGATGAGGTGGGGGTAGCTATCGGCTTGGCCTGGACTGAATTCGGGGGTGAGACCCTCTTTATTGAAGCCAGTCTGATGAAGGGCAAAGGGCAATTGACACTGACCGGCCACTTGGGGGAGGTAATGAAGGAATCGGCCCAGGCGGCGCTAAGTTACGCCCGGGCCCGTTCTGAGGTTTTCAATCTGGAGGAAGATTTCTACGAAAAGCTGGATATCCATTTGCACGTCCCGGCCGGTGCCATCCCCAAAGATGGTCCTTCCGCCGGGGTCACCATGGCGACGGCGCTGATCTCGGCCCTGACCCGAATTCCGGTCAGAAAGGATGTGGCCATGACCGGCGAGATTACCTTGCGAGGCAAGGTCCTCCCCGTCGGCGGCCTTAAAGAAAAGGCCCTGGCGGCGCTGCGGGCCCAGATCAAGAAAATAATTATCCCGGCGGCCAATAAAAAAGATCTGGTGGAAATCCCCAAAAACATTAAACGTCGCATTAAATTCGTTCTGGTCGATAACATGGACCAAGTGCTTCAGGAGGCACTGGCTTGCTCTCCCTTCAGCAAGGATTACAAGCGTCCGGCTCCTTCCACCCGTCCAAAGCCTCGCCGTCCTGGAGCGGTGCCTTCATAA
- a CDS encoding ATP-binding protein, which produces MIFGLIATGKTTLAQTLGREQGWPVIHSDAVRKTLAGLAPSTRVAEDFGKGIYSAEFSRRTYEEMLRQARQYLEAGAPVILDGSFKRSQDRRAVRKLAQDLGVHLAFIYCTCNPTEVQHRLAQRRENLQAISNGRPEILAAQQQDFDILDDLKGWPLLELDTGRPPETVLREVEEFLESLTHAKGGCDGTGGNYCPS; this is translated from the coding sequence GTGATTTTTGGGCTGATTGCAACCGGTAAGACCACTCTGGCTCAGACCCTGGGCCGCGAGCAAGGGTGGCCGGTGATTCATAGCGACGCGGTCCGCAAGACCCTGGCCGGGCTGGCGCCATCCACGCGAGTTGCCGAAGATTTTGGCAAGGGAATCTATTCTGCTGAGTTTTCCCGGCGTACCTATGAAGAAATGTTACGCCAGGCCCGCCAATACCTGGAAGCCGGGGCGCCGGTCATCCTGGACGGTTCTTTCAAGCGATCCCAAGATCGCCGGGCCGTCCGGAAGCTGGCTCAGGACCTGGGTGTCCATTTAGCATTTATCTACTGTACCTGTAATCCTACCGAAGTGCAGCATCGCCTGGCCCAGCGCCGGGAAAATCTCCAGGCCATTTCCAATGGCCGGCCCGAAATTTTAGCAGCACAACAACAGGATTTTGATATACTTGATGATCTGAAAGGCTGGCCGTTGCTGGAGCTGGATACCGGGCGGCCACCGGAGACAGTATTAAGAGAGGTAGAAGAGTTTCTGGAATCCCTTACCCATGCGAAAGGAGGCTGCGATGGAACGGGAGGAAATTATTGCCCGAGTTAA
- a CDS encoding C_GCAxxG_C_C family protein, which yields MEREEIIARVKKRARDNFKTGLNCAECVFEAVLTELFPELPPETLSIVTGFGGGCGLYGDTCGALLGAMAAVGLAYGRKGKPEGDLAQAKAELYGKPGLYRVFNRLPNELKRRYGSTLCRELTQKWHKEWLCREHALQVREIIGEMAELAAEMIVPIDLERWGSQILGENVEGIKEQ from the coding sequence ATGGAACGGGAGGAAATTATTGCCCGAGTTAAAAAACGGGCCCGGGATAATTTCAAGACCGGGTTGAATTGCGCTGAATGTGTATTTGAGGCGGTATTGACCGAACTCTTTCCGGAGTTACCCCCCGAAACCCTCTCGATCGTCACTGGCTTCGGCGGTGGTTGCGGCTTATATGGCGATACCTGCGGGGCCTTATTGGGGGCCATGGCGGCCGTGGGTCTGGCCTATGGCCGTAAGGGTAAACCTGAAGGCGATCTGGCCCAGGCCAAGGCCGAACTATATGGCAAGCCGGGCCTGTACCGCGTTTTTAACCGTTTGCCCAATGAATTAAAGAGGCGGTATGGCTCCACCCTGTGCCGGGAGCTGACTCAGAAATGGCATAAAGAATGGCTCTGCCGGGAGCACGCCCTGCAGGTCAGGGAAATTATCGGCGAGATGGCAGAACTGGCGGCCGAAATGATTGTCCCCATCGACCTGGAGCGCTGGGGTTCCCAAATCTTAGGGGAAAACGTCGAAGGTATAAAGGAACAATAA
- the trpS gene encoding tryptophan--tRNA ligase yields the protein MAKKRILSGMRPTGKLHLGNLHGALDNWVKLQDEYECYYFVADWHALTTDYEQTEGIRENVWEMIIDWLSVGLDPQKSTLFVQSAIKEHAELFVLFSMITPIAWLERNPTYKEQLQEMSQKDLHMFGFLGYPVLQAADILMYKAHGVPVGVDQLPHVELTRQIARRFNHLYGQVFPEPETILTEVPKLLGIDGRKMSKSYHNCIYLSDPPEVIRRKVSMMVTDTLRPRKKDPGEPDRCLAFPYHRLYLSPEILSRIVAGCRAATLGCVDCKKMLAEALVERLAPIQERRHYYLEWPDEVRAVIDDGNARARAQAQQTMSEVREAVRI from the coding sequence ATGGCAAAGAAACGCATTCTAAGCGGTATGCGGCCTACCGGCAAGCTCCATCTGGGCAATCTGCACGGGGCCTTGGACAACTGGGTCAAGCTCCAGGACGAATATGAGTGTTATTATTTTGTGGCCGATTGGCATGCCCTGACCACGGATTATGAGCAGACCGAAGGCATCCGGGAAAATGTCTGGGAGATGATCATCGATTGGCTGAGTGTGGGTCTGGACCCCCAAAAATCGACGCTGTTCGTGCAATCGGCCATCAAAGAACATGCCGAACTCTTTGTGCTGTTCAGCATGATTACACCCATCGCCTGGCTGGAGCGCAATCCCACTTATAAAGAGCAATTGCAGGAAATGTCTCAAAAGGACCTGCACATGTTCGGCTTTTTGGGGTACCCGGTCCTACAGGCCGCTGATATTCTGATGTATAAAGCCCACGGCGTGCCCGTAGGGGTGGATCAGCTGCCGCATGTGGAGTTGACCCGCCAGATCGCCCGGCGCTTCAATCATTTGTACGGCCAGGTCTTCCCGGAGCCGGAGACCATACTCACCGAGGTCCCCAAGCTTTTGGGCATTGATGGCCGCAAAATGAGTAAAAGTTATCATAACTGTATCTACTTGAGCGATCCGCCGGAGGTGATCCGCCGCAAGGTCAGTATGATGGTCACAGATACCCTGCGGCCCCGCAAAAAAGACCCGGGCGAGCCGGACCGTTGTCTGGCCTTTCCCTACCACCGGCTGTATCTGTCCCCGGAAATCTTGAGTCGAATCGTGGCGGGGTGCCGGGCCGCTACCCTGGGCTGCGTGGATTGCAAAAAAATGCTGGCAGAGGCCCTGGTCGAGCGCCTGGCTCCCATCCAGGAGAGGCGGCACTATTATCTGGAATGGCCCGACGAGGTGCGTGCGGTTATCGACGACGGCAATGCCCGGGCCCGGGCGCAAGCCCAGCAAACCATGAGCGAGGTCCGGGAGGCCGTGAGGATTTAG
- a CDS encoding rRNA pseudouridine synthase encodes MKERLQKFLSRSGLVSRRQGEKLIQAGRVMVNGQVVTTLGLRIDPETDQVRVDGQPVTHPGQRLTVMLNKPEGYVTTLSDPQGRRQVTDLLVGLNERLYPVGRLDYDAAGLLLLTNDGELAHRLMHPRFKVAKTYRLTVARAMSQAAVQQLESGVELGGRTTAPALVRLLKLLPDRTVLELTVREGRYHQVKRMCARVGHPVLKLKRIAYGPLKLGRLPVGAYRELKAGEVAQLWKVSGPP; translated from the coding sequence ATGAAGGAACGCCTGCAGAAATTTCTCTCTCGGTCCGGGTTGGTGTCCCGGCGGCAGGGAGAAAAATTGATTCAGGCCGGACGAGTCATGGTTAATGGTCAGGTAGTGACCACTTTGGGTCTCAGGATCGACCCCGAGACCGACCAGGTCCGGGTGGATGGCCAGCCCGTGACCCATCCAGGGCAACGGCTCACAGTGATGCTTAACAAACCCGAAGGCTATGTCACTACCTTAAGCGATCCCCAGGGCCGTCGCCAGGTGACCGACCTGCTCGTTGGGCTGAATGAGCGACTCTATCCCGTCGGTCGGCTGGATTACGATGCCGCCGGTCTGCTGCTGCTCACCAATGACGGGGAGTTGGCGCATCGCCTGATGCACCCCCGGTTCAAGGTGGCCAAGACCTATCGGCTGACGGTAGCCAGGGCCATGTCGCAAGCCGCGGTGCAACAATTGGAATCCGGGGTTGAATTAGGGGGGCGAACCACTGCCCCGGCCTTGGTCCGGCTGCTTAAACTGCTCCCTGATCGCACAGTGTTGGAACTGACCGTCCGTGAGGGTCGTTACCACCAGGTGAAGCGCATGTGCGCCCGGGTGGGCCACCCGGTCCTGAAGCTGAAGCGGATCGCTTATGGCCCCCTGAAGTTGGGACGTCTGCCCGTCGGAGCCTACCGGGAGCTTAAGGCTGGTGAAGTGGCCCAACTCTGGAAAGTCAGCGGGCCTCCTTAA
- a CDS encoding site-2 protease family protein, with protein sequence MNDKPSFPYPGGPDRWPPELGSPSGRQSEAPSPRIPRIHIVLFLATVLTTLVAGAMQQGINPLETPWLLYKGIPFSFTLLLILFTHEMGHYLASRWHHLDVTLPYFIPAPPIPFIIGTLGAYIRIRSPIQDRRALLDVGASGPLVGLLVAIPILALGLKFSEVARITPGGEAPGGFVLGECLLFKLISWLTLGPLPQDHHIFLHPMAFAGWLGLFVTNLNLIPIGQLDGGHVSYALFGNHSRWIAKIFFGFLLLCGLFGWAGWLVWAVLLYFMGFFHPQPLHDWVPLDQQRWWIGVVTIAVFILTFTAVPMKGF encoded by the coding sequence ATGAATGACAAACCATCCTTCCCCTATCCAGGCGGGCCAGATCGCTGGCCCCCAGAGTTGGGCTCGCCCTCCGGCCGGCAGTCAGAGGCCCCATCACCTCGGATCCCCCGGATTCACATCGTATTATTTCTGGCCACGGTGCTAACCACGCTGGTGGCCGGGGCCATGCAACAGGGGATCAACCCTCTGGAAACCCCCTGGCTGCTTTATAAGGGGATCCCCTTTTCCTTTACCCTGCTACTGATTCTGTTTACCCATGAGATGGGCCATTATCTGGCCTCCCGTTGGCACCATCTGGATGTCACCTTACCCTATTTTATTCCCGCCCCGCCCATTCCTTTCATCATTGGCACTCTGGGCGCCTATATCCGGATCCGTTCTCCGATTCAGGACAGACGCGCCTTGCTGGATGTGGGCGCCTCCGGGCCGCTGGTGGGGCTGCTGGTAGCGATTCCTATTCTGGCTCTGGGTCTCAAATTTTCCGAAGTGGCCCGGATCACTCCGGGGGGCGAAGCACCGGGGGGGTTTGTTTTAGGCGAATGTCTCTTGTTTAAACTGATCAGTTGGCTGACACTGGGGCCGCTACCCCAAGACCACCATATCTTTCTTCATCCCATGGCCTTTGCTGGGTGGCTGGGTCTGTTTGTTACCAATCTCAACCTAATTCCCATCGGGCAATTGGATGGCGGCCATGTGTCCTATGCCTTATTCGGCAACCACTCTCGTTGGATCGCCAAGATCTTTTTCGGCTTTCTGCTGCTCTGCGGTCTGTTCGGCTGGGCGGGCTGGCTGGTATGGGCGGTTTTACTCTATTTTATGGGCTTTTTCCATCCGCAGCCGTTGCATGACTGGGTGCCCCTGGATCAGCAGCGGTGGTGGATCGGCGTCGTAACCATTGCCGTCTTCATTCTGACCTTTACGGCGGTGCCCATGAAAGGATTCTGA
- a CDS encoding HAD family phosphatase produces MVASSRFRLAIFDLDGTLTKARSLWQYIHHTLGLGEPGGLDFLARFEAGEIDYFTFCHLDAALWKGRSGDELRRVALGVPFYLGVEQLLQYLQGQGLRLALISSGLTLLSDYVRDRFGFDFAVANELELEEGRVTGRVRTLVQPGQKDFWIRQLLAQWEVAPGEVMAFGDSLTDRELFGLSGFAVAINSAVPELESQVDLDFRGDDLSLVIEHLPL; encoded by the coding sequence ATGGTTGCCTCGAGCCGTTTCCGGCTGGCCATTTTTGATCTGGATGGCACCTTGACGAAGGCCCGGAGCCTATGGCAATATATCCACCACACTCTGGGGCTGGGGGAACCGGGAGGGCTGGACTTTCTGGCCCGGTTCGAGGCGGGGGAAATCGATTATTTCACCTTTTGCCACCTGGATGCGGCCCTCTGGAAAGGAAGATCGGGGGATGAATTGCGTCGGGTGGCCCTGGGGGTGCCTTTCTATTTAGGGGTGGAACAACTGCTGCAGTATTTGCAAGGTCAAGGTCTGCGGTTAGCCCTGATCTCTTCGGGTCTAACCTTACTCAGTGATTATGTCCGGGACCGGTTTGGCTTTGATTTTGCTGTGGCCAATGAATTAGAGCTGGAAGAGGGGCGGGTAACCGGCCGGGTGCGGACCCTGGTGCAGCCCGGCCAGAAAGACTTTTGGATCCGGCAATTACTGGCTCAATGGGAGGTGGCCCCGGGTGAGGTCATGGCCTTCGGCGATAGTCTTACCGACCGTGAACTGTTTGGATTGTCAGGCTTCGCAGTGGCGATTAATTCAGCTGTACCGGAGCTGGAATCCCAGGTTGATCTTGATTTCCGGGGTGATGACCTGAGCCTTGTGATAGAACATTTACCGTTATGA
- a CDS encoding NUDIX hydrolase, which yields MTYREELYKFCPQCGGRLVKKLLKTLEPPRLVCSDCGFVFYLDPKLAAIAIIPLDDGVVLLRRAIEPGYGLWVVPGGFVDLGERVEDTAVREVQEEVLLKVRITRLLNVYSYIGRTTVVVAYITEVLGGTLGPGDETLDVGIFRPQEIPWDLLAFPSSRDALADYLNMKGLTR from the coding sequence ATGACTTATCGAGAAGAGTTATATAAGTTCTGTCCTCAGTGCGGCGGCCGACTGGTCAAGAAGCTGCTTAAAACCCTGGAGCCGCCGCGCCTGGTGTGCTCTGACTGTGGGTTTGTCTTCTACCTGGACCCCAAACTGGCAGCCATTGCCATCATCCCGCTGGACGATGGGGTGGTGCTGCTGCGCCGGGCCATTGAACCCGGCTACGGTTTATGGGTGGTGCCGGGAGGGTTCGTAGATCTGGGGGAGCGGGTCGAAGACACCGCGGTGCGCGAGGTCCAGGAAGAAGTGCTCCTGAAGGTGCGGATCACCCGCCTCCTCAATGTTTACTCCTATATCGGGCGGACCACCGTGGTGGTGGCCTATATCACCGAAGTATTGGGGGGAACTCTAGGCCCCGGCGACGAAACCCTGGATGTAGGAATCTTTCGTCCCCAGGAAATTCCCTGGGATCTGCTGGCCTTTCCAAGTAGTCGGGATGCCTTGGCCGATTACTTAAATATGAAAGGTTTGACTAGATAG
- a CDS encoding PilZ domain-containing protein: MRRPKPRRSRRYLIQVELLELNNKPGAGNYLRDLSAMGARLETATSFVARTPVEFTFILPGEEEAMRLGGQVVWARPVIGKLSRYLVGVKLFQTLWELDLWSRRWEGLQPK; encoded by the coding sequence ATGCGACGCCCAAAGCCTCGACGGTCAAGACGTTATCTGATACAGGTGGAACTATTGGAGTTGAATAACAAACCAGGCGCGGGGAATTACCTGCGTGATCTTAGCGCCATGGGAGCCAGGCTGGAGACCGCAACTTCTTTTGTTGCGCGGACGCCGGTAGAATTTACCTTTATCTTGCCAGGGGAGGAAGAGGCCATGCGTTTGGGAGGCCAAGTGGTATGGGCCCGTCCGGTTATCGGCAAGTTATCGCGCTACCTTGTCGGGGTAAAATTATTTCAAACCCTTTGGGAGCTGGACCTTTGGTCCCGTCGTTGGGAAGGTCTACAACCCAAGTAA
- a CDS encoding patatin-like phospholipase family protein, producing the protein MDPENKFRTLEPRMNTVNNRLGLALGAGGAKGLCHIAFLKVLDEMGVKPHVIAGTSIGAIIGSFYAAGLSGTELEEELRKIGLKDLSKVALDFSLFNYSAILKGKWLEEFLKLALPVQTFEELQIPLKVVATDFWKRKEVVFDSGDLIGAVRASSAMPFVFEPVVLEGAVLIDGGAVNPLPYDLVQSECEFTIAIDASGTKDQPNGLVPNMLENVLSTFQIMQASIVAAKMKAGPPDLYAKSGLRNIRSLDFYRYKEILSGVEEDVHQFREKLKQYLMFL; encoded by the coding sequence ATGGATCCCGAGAACAAATTTCGAACTCTTGAACCCAGAATGAACACGGTTAATAACCGGCTGGGCCTAGCCCTGGGTGCGGGTGGAGCCAAAGGGCTCTGCCATATCGCCTTTTTGAAAGTCCTCGACGAGATGGGAGTGAAACCGCACGTTATCGCCGGAACCAGCATTGGCGCTATCATCGGCAGTTTCTATGCCGCGGGCTTATCGGGAACCGAGTTGGAAGAGGAATTGAGGAAAATCGGTCTGAAAGACCTTTCCAAAGTGGCTCTGGATTTTTCTCTGTTCAACTATTCGGCCATCCTTAAAGGGAAATGGCTGGAGGAGTTTCTTAAACTTGCCCTTCCGGTCCAGACCTTTGAAGAATTGCAGATTCCTTTAAAGGTGGTGGCTACCGATTTCTGGAAAAGAAAGGAGGTGGTTTTCGATTCCGGAGACCTGATTGGCGCGGTCAGAGCCAGTAGCGCCATGCCCTTCGTCTTTGAACCAGTGGTCCTGGAAGGTGCCGTACTCATTGATGGAGGAGCCGTCAATCCCCTGCCTTACGACTTGGTCCAGTCTGAGTGCGAGTTCACCATCGCCATCGATGCCTCCGGCACCAAGGACCAGCCCAATGGTCTGGTTCCTAACATGTTGGAGAATGTTCTGTCCACTTTCCAAATTATGCAGGCCTCAATCGTGGCCGCCAAGATGAAGGCTGGACCCCCCGATTTATATGCCAAATCCGGATTACGGAATATCCGCTCCCTGGACTTTTACCGTTACAAGGAGATCTTGTCAGGAGTTGAAGAGGATGTGCATCAGTTCAGAGAAAAGCTGAAACAGTATCTGATGTTTCTCTGA
- a CDS encoding sigma-70 family RNA polymerase sigma factor, whose amino-acid sequence MTISDLDHALLCRTVRGDQQAFAELMRRHQSRVYRLAQRLLRDRLEAEDATQEVFLKAYIHAGEFRPTATVAAWLNRITANHCLNRLRSRSPLQKISLDAPWPSSAAQEPLEILAADSPTPLQCLEEHELALRLQAALDRLTENQRQAVILKRFGDFSYQEIAEMLGLSPDAVDGLIKRARNNLKKALQDYL is encoded by the coding sequence TTGACCATTTCTGATCTTGACCATGCCTTGCTCTGCAGAACGGTCCGCGGTGATCAACAGGCCTTTGCAGAGTTGATGCGGCGGCACCAGAGCCGGGTTTACCGGCTCGCCCAGAGGCTCCTGCGGGATCGCCTGGAAGCCGAGGATGCCACCCAGGAAGTCTTCCTCAAGGCCTATATACATGCCGGTGAGTTCAGGCCTACTGCCACGGTGGCGGCCTGGCTTAACCGGATCACGGCCAATCATTGCCTGAACCGGTTGCGGTCCCGTTCTCCCCTCCAAAAAATATCCTTAGATGCTCCCTGGCCTTCGTCAGCAGCTCAGGAGCCGCTGGAAATTCTGGCTGCTGACTCCCCTACTCCCCTGCAATGCTTAGAAGAACATGAGTTAGCCCTGCGCCTCCAAGCGGCTCTCGACCGCCTCACGGAAAATCAGCGCCAAGCTGTGATCCTCAAACGCTTCGGCGATTTTTCCTATCAGGAAATTGCTGAGATGCTGGGCCTGAGTCCTGATGCAGTAGACGGCCTGATCAAACGGGCCCGGAATAATCTCAAAAAGGCCCTCCAGGATTATCTATAA